The stretch of DNA TTTCATCACACATCACCTTCCTCCACATTATTTTCATTTATCATACATCAATTTGAAAATAATGTAAAGAAAATATTGAAAAATTAGGCGATTATAGTGTTGTTCATGGTAAAGTAAGTAAAAAGAATAAATTAATGGAGGAGAAGAGATTGATAAAGTTATTCGAATATAATTGGCAAGTTCGTGATGAGTGGCTTAATTGGTGTGAAACTATACCTGAAGAAGCGTTGTTTAAAAAAAGAGTTGGTGGAGTACATAGTATCCATTACACGTTATTTCATATTATTGAAGTCGAGTATAGTTGGATAAGAGCTATTCAAGAAAAGCAAGATGTTCCAATAGACTATAAAGACTATCCATCTATCGCTTCATTACAATCCTTATCCAGAGAGTGTCGGGATGAGATAGTGAGTTTCTTTGCCGACAATTCTAACTTTAATAGTAACAAACAAGTTCGGCCAGCATGGGAAGAAACAAGCTTTTCCATACAGGATATCTTACATCATGTCATTGTACATGAGGTTCATCATATCGGTCAGCTATCTATCTG from Oceanobacillus iheyensis HTE831 encodes:
- a CDS encoding DinB family protein, whose product is MEEKRLIKLFEYNWQVRDEWLNWCETIPEEALFKKRVGGVHSIHYTLFHIIEVEYSWIRAIQEKQDVPIDYKDYPSIASLQSLSRECRDEIVSFFADNSNFNSNKQVRPAWEETSFSIQDILHHVIVHEVHHIGQLSIWAREVGVEPISASFIDRDMKKVSDYLE